The following coding sequences lie in one Apium graveolens cultivar Ventura chromosome 3, ASM990537v1, whole genome shotgun sequence genomic window:
- the LOC141712759 gene encoding putative trehalose-phosphate phosphatase H, whose protein sequence is MTKKNVLGKESGIEMAINMAVTNSSIFTTAAQKPPSVPSGYITISRKKLIQNLEINGGTRINSWVDSMRASSPTHHKALADDQSSWMLKHPSALDMFEQITKASKGKQIVMFLDYDGTLSPIVDDPDRAFMSDAMRATVRKLARYFPTAIVSGRCRDKVYNFVRLAELYYAGSHGMDIKGPSKGSNYIKSPQSVLCQPACEFLPMIDEVYQILLQKTKSTPGSKVENNKFCLSVHFRCVEEKRWSELAQQVRSVLKEYPKLRLTQGRKVLEIRPTIKWDKGKALEFLLESLGYANCADVFPVYIGDDRTDEDAFKVLRDRGQGFGILVSKIPKETNASYSLQEPSEVMDFLRRLVEWKRLTLRRQFKLLRRAVIDDGLLAKFDKAEPMITVQDAEMTCA, encoded by the exons ATGACCAAGAAGAATGTGTTAGGCAAGGAATCAGGTATTGAGATGGCTATAAATATGGCTGTCACAAACTCATCAATCTTTACGACGGCTGCCCAGAAACCACCCTCGGTTCCAAGTGGTTATATAACCATTTCAAGAAAGAAGCTAATTCAGAATCTTGAAATTAATGGAGGAACAAGAATCAACTCATGGGTTGATTCTATGAGAGCTTCATCTCCTACTCACCACAAAGCGCTTGCTGATGACCAGAGCTCTTGGATG CTTAAGCATCCATCAGCTCTAGACATGTTTGAGCAGATTACGAAGGCTTCAAAGGGAAAACAGATAGTCATGTTTCTTGACTATGATGGAACCCTTTCTCCCATTGTTGATGACCCAGATCGCGCTTTCATGTCTGATGCG ATGAGAGCAACAGTGAGAAAACTTGCCAGATATTTTCCAACCGCTATAGTGAGCGGAAGATGCAGAGACAAG GTATATAATTTTGTACGTTTAGCAGAACTGTACTATGCCGGAAGCCATGGTATGGACATAAAAGGGCCATCAAAAGGATCCAACTATATAAAG AGTCCTCAATCTGTTCTTTGTCAACCGGCGTGTGAATTTCTACCTATGATAGATGAG GTTTACCAGATACTCCTACAGAAAACAAAATCTACACCCGGCTCTAAGGTGGAGAATAACAAGTTTTGTCTCTCCGTACATTTTCGCTGTGTTGAGGAAAAG AGATGGAGTGAACTGGCACAACAAGTTCGGTCAGTGTTGAAGGAGTACCCAAAGCTTCGATTGACACAAGGAAGAAAG GTATTAGAGATACGTCCTACCATCAAGTGGGACAAAGGGAAGGCGCTTGAATTTTTGTTGGAATCACTTG GGTATGCTAATTGTGCCGACGTCTTTCCTGTATACATTGGTGATGATAGAACCGATGAAGATGCGTTTAAG GTTTTAAGAGACAGAGGACAAGGTTTTGGCATTCTTGTTTCCAAAATCCCAAAAGAAACAAATGCATCTTATTCATTACAGGAGCCATCTGAG GTGATGGATTTCTTACGACGACTGGTGGAGTGGAAACGACTGACTTTAAGAAGACAATTCAAATTGTTAAGAAGAGCTGTTATAGATGATGGACTCCTTGCTAAGTTCGATAAAGCGGAACCGATGATTACGGTTCAAGATGCCGAGATGACATGCGCTTGA